One Oncorhynchus keta strain PuntledgeMale-10-30-2019 chromosome 23, Oket_V2, whole genome shotgun sequence DNA segment encodes these proteins:
- the LOC118401954 gene encoding 5-beta-cholestane-3-alpha,7-alpha-diol 12-alpha-hydroxylase-like, whose protein sequence is MGFLLPILLALLASVLGGIYFLGAFRQRRPGEPPLDRGPIPWLGHVLEFRRDTAMFLERMKRKHGDIFTIQLGGLYFTFLMDPLSFGTVVKEARAKLDFTKFAQQLVQKVFGYHSMENDHKFLQMSSNKHLMGDGLVVMTQAMMSNLQNLMLHSVGTKHDRNKTWNEDGLFNYSYNIVFRAGYLALFGNETPKSPGSLEKAKEVDREESQELFREFRKYDQLFPNLAYGVLPPGEKREAERLKRLFWNMLSVQKMKTKDNISGWVREQQQLREEHGMEDFMQNRYMFLLLWASQGNTGPAAFWLLLYLMKHPEAMKAVQGEVEEVLKETDQEVKHGGPLIDLTRDMLLKTPILDSAVEETLRLIAAPVLTRAVLQDMSLRMSDGNEYRIREGDRVALFPYTAVHIDPEVHPDPLTFKYDRFLTPEGGKKTDFYKGGKKLKYYNMPWGAGITMCPGRFFATNELKQFVFLMLTYFDFELKNPEEKIPDIDIKRWGFGSMQPTKDIQFRYRLRF, encoded by the coding sequence ATGGGCTTTTTGCTTCCAATCCTTCTGGCTTTGCTAGCCTCTGTCCTGGGAGGCATCTACTTTCTTGGGGCCTTCAGGCAGCGTCGACCCGGGGAACCCCCACTGGACCGGGGCCCAATCCCCTGGCTGGGCCACGTCCTGGAGTTCCGTAGGGACACTGCAATGTTTCTGGAGAGAATGAAGAGGAAGCATGGGGATATtttcaccatacagctgggaggaTTATATTTCACATTCCTCATGGACCCTCTATCCTTCGGGACGGTCGTGAAGGAGGCTCGCGCCAAGCTGGACTTCACCAAATTCGCACAGCAGCTGGTGCAGAAAGTGTTTGGTTACCACTCCATGGAGAATGACCACAAGTTTCTGCAGATGTCCAGCAACAAGCACCTGATGGGGGATGGTTTAGTGGTAATGACACAGGCCATGATGAGCAACCTACAGAATCTAATGCTGCACAGTGTAGGGACAAAGCATGATAGAAATAAGACCTGGAATGAGGATGGCCTGTTCAACTACAGCTACAATATTGTCTTCAGGGCAGGCTACCTGGCTCTGTTTGGTAACGAGACACCCAAATCCCCGGGGAGCTTAGAGAAAGCCAAAGAGGTCGACAGAGAGGAGTCCCAGGAGCTCTTCCGTGAGTTTCGTAAGTACGACCAGCTCTTCCCCAATCTGGCCTACGGGGTCCTGCCTccgggggagaagagggaggcagagaggctgAAGAGGTTGTTCTGGAACATGCTGTCAGTGCAGAAGATGAAGACTAAGGATAACATCAGTGGCTGGGTGCGCGAGCAGCAGCAGTTGAGGGAAGAGCATGGCATGGAGGACTTCATGCAGAACAGGTACATGTTCCTCCTCCTCTGGGCTTCCCAGGGGAACACCGGCCCTGCTGCCTTCTGGCTTCTCCTTTACCTCATGAAGCACCCAGAGGCCATGAAGGCTGTGCAGGGGGAGGTTGAGGAAGTGCTGAaggagacagaccaggaggtGAAGCACGGTGGACCCCTCATCGACCTGACCCGGGACATGCTGCTGAAGACGCCCATTCTGGACAGCGCTGTGGAAGAGACCCTCCGCCTCATTGCTGCCCCTGTCCTCACCAGGGCCGTGCTCCAGGACATGTCCCTCAGGATGTCTGATGGAAATGAGTACCgcatcagagagggagacagggtggcCCTCTTCCCTTACACCGCTGTTCATATTGACCCAGAGGTCCACCCCGACCCACTCACCTTTAAATACGACCGCTTCCTGACCCCAGAGGGGGGTAAAAAAACTGATTTTTACAAAGGTGGGAAGAAGTTGAAGTACTACAACATGCCGTGGGGTGCTGGGATCACCATGTGCCCTGGGCGCTTCTTTGCCACCAACGAGCTGAAGCAGTTTGTCTTCCTCATGCTCACGTACTTTGACTTTGAGCTCAAGAACCCAGAGGAAAAGATACCTGATATTGACATAAAGCGCTGGGGCTTTGGGTCCATGCAGCCAACCAAAGATATCCAGTTTAGATACAGACTCAGGTTTTAA